The Cygnus atratus isolate AKBS03 ecotype Queensland, Australia chromosome 7, CAtr_DNAZoo_HiC_assembly, whole genome shotgun sequence genome includes a window with the following:
- the CALHM3 gene encoding calcium homeostasis modulator protein 3, with product MDRFRMIFQYFQSNSESVMNGICGLLALASIKIYTCFDFSCPCLPRYNMAYGLGILFVPPIAFFLCGLILNRQSLVMLDEWRRPQGRRRKDLAVIRYMCSSIMQRAMVAPAVWIVVALLDGKCLICAFSSSVDPEKFPGFTNVTIEQAQELLAKVPCKEDELVGNSMSRRAVSRYLRCWSQALGWSILLMLIIAAFLARWLRPCFNQAALLQTRHWSNYLDIEQKIFEETCCEHSQLFAHKCILHFFESMQEEVRQHSFDLPKEEEEDLLRGITHQDQVNKLLKTWYYEKPPLDVSQATQRHPLGRERSPPPWAGSPRVQSKFPQHTNV from the exons ATGGATCGCTTCCGGATGATCTTCCAGTACTTCCAGTCCAACTCGGAGTCTGTAATGAATGGAATCTGTGGGCTGCTAGCCCTGGCCAGTATAAAGATTTATACCTGCTTTGACTTCAGCTGCCCCTGTCTGCCCCGGTACAACATGGCCTACGGCTTGGGGATCCTGTTCGTGCCACCCATTGCCTTCTTCCTCTGTGGCCTCATCCTCAACAGACAGTCTCTGGTGATGCTGGACGAGTGGAGGCGGCCGCAGGGGCGCAGGAGGAAGGACCTGGCTGTCATCAG gtACATGTGCTCCTCCATCATGCAGCGAGCTATGGTCGCCCCAGCCGTCTGGATCGTGGTCGCCCTCCTGGATGGCAAGTGCCTGATCTGTGCCTTCAGCAGCTCCGTGGATCCTGAGAAGTTCCCGGGCTTCACCAATGTCACCATAGAGCAGGCACAGGAGCTGCTTGCCAAGGTGCCCTGCAAGGAGGACGAGCTGGTGGGGAACAGCATGTCCCGACGAGCCGTGTCCAGGTACCTGCGCTGCTGGTCCCAG GCCCTCGGCTGGAGCATTTTGTTGATGCTCATCATAGCAGCTTTCCTCGCCCGCTGGCTCAGGCCTTGCTTCAACCAGGCTGCCCTCCTGCAGACCCGTCACTGGAGCAACTACCTTGACATTGAGCAGAAGATTTTTGAGGAAACCTGCTGTGAGCACAGCCAGCTCTTTGCTCACAAATGCATCCTCCACTTCTTTGAAAGCATGCAGGAAGAGGTCAGACAGCACAGCTTCGACTTGCctaaggaggaagaggaagatctTCTACGAGGCATCACACACCAGGATCAGGTGAACAAACTTCTGAAAACGTGGTATTATGAGAAACCTCCCTTGGATGTGAGCCAGGCAACCCAGAGACATCCCCTGGGCAGAGAGAGATCTCCTCCACCCTGGGCAGGCAGCCCCCGTGTCCAGTCCAAATTCCCCCAACACACCAATGTGTAA
- the CALHM1 gene encoding calcium homeostasis modulator protein 1 encodes MDKFRMIFQFLQSNQESFMNGICGIMALASAQLYSAFDFNCPCLPRYNLAYGLGVLLVPPLILFLLGFVLNNNVSMLAEEWRRPRGRRGKDAAVLRYMFCSMAQRAMIAPAVWVSVTLLDGKCITCAFCTALPVGALGNASHPGLSQGEVKRVLARIPCKEIYDGQELVANEVAVRYLRCISQALGWCFMLLMTTLAFLVRSLRPCFTQAAFLKSRYWSHYIDIERKLFDETCTEHARSFAKVCIQQFFQGMSTDMETAHCHLPKKKPTDDGEASEKLLGITDQGTMNTALKSWHRCKPPLHLHPDAPPRGNGWAGEGQPPLRPPPQPPAPRKEMAAYYSRV; translated from the exons ATGGACAAGTTTCGGATGATCTTCCAGTTCCTCCAGTCCAACCAGGAGTCCTTCATGAACGGCATCTGTGGGATCATGGCCCTCGCCAGCGCCCAACTGTACTCAGCCTTCGACTTCAACTGCCCCTGCCTGCCACGCTACAACCTGGCCTATGGGCTGGGCGTCCTCCTGGTGCCCCCCCTCATCCTGTTCCTGCTGGGCTTCGTGCTGAACAACAACGTGTCCATGCTGGCGGAGGAGTggaggcggccccggggccggcgggggaAGGATGCGGCCGTGCTGCGCTACATGTTCTGCTCCATGGCGCAGCGCGCCATGATTGCCCCGGCTGTCTGGGTGTCGGTGACGCTGCTGGATGGGAAGTGCATCACGTGCGCCTTCTGCACCGCGCTGCCCGTGGGGGCCCTGGGCAACGCCAGCCACCCCGGGCTCTCCCAGGGGGAGGTGAAGCGGGTCCTGGCCCGCATCCCCTGCAAGGAGATCTACGATGGGCAGGAGCTCGTCGCCAACGAAGTGGCCGTCAGGTACCTGCGGTGCATCTCGCAG GCCCTGGGCTGGTGCTTCATGCTGCTGATGACCACACTGGCTTTCTTGGTCAGATCCCTCCGGCCCTGCTTCACCCAAGCCGCCTTCCTGAAGAGCAGGTACTGGTCCCACTACATCGACATCGAGCGCAAGCTGTTCGACGAGACCTGCACCGAGCATGCCAGGAGCTTTGCCAAGGTCTGCATCCAGCAGTTCTTCCAGGGCATGAGCACGGACATGGAGACTGCTCACTGCCACCtgcccaaaaaaaaacccacagatgATGGGGAAGCTTCCGAGAAGCTCTTGGGCATCACTGACCAGGGTACCATGAACACGGCCCTGAAAAGCTGGCACAGGTGTAAGCCCCCGTTGCACCTCCACCCAGATGCCCCCCCCCGTGGCAAcggctgggctggggaagggcagcccCCACTGCGgccccccccacagcccccggcACCTCGGAAGGAAATGGCTGCCTACTACAGCCGGGtgtga
- the CALHM2 gene encoding calcium homeostasis modulator protein 2 → MAALVAENFRFLSLFFKSKDVMIFNGLVALGTVGSEELFSVVAFNCPCSPARNYIYGLAAIGVPALALFLIGVIWNNHTWNLVAECHKRGTKNFSTAATFLLFGSIMGRAAVAPVTWSVISLLRGEAYICALSEFVRPSSLDKFPAEYGAEVLARFPCKDIPSNLTKFRDEVTRRLRYESQLFGWLLIGIVAVLVFLTKCLKHCCSPLSYRQEAYWAQYRANEDKLFRRTAEVHSRILAANNVKHFFGFVALDKEEKELVQEFPVEGVQPSPQWNAITGVYIYRENKGFPLYSRLHKWAKGVEGNGPTPEGHEMLFLAS, encoded by the exons ATGGCCGCCCTCGTTGCTGAAAACTTCCGCTTCCTCTCCTTGTTCTTCAAGAGCAAAGATGTGATGATCTTCAACGGCCTGGTGGCCCTGGGCACAGTGGGTAGCGAGGAGCTCTTCTCAGTCGTTGCCTTCaactgcccctgctccccagcccgtAACTACATCTACGGGCTGGCTGCCATCGGTGTCCCAGCTCTGGCACTCTTCCTCATCGGTGTCATCTGGAACAACCACACCTGGAACCTAGTGGCTGAGTGCCACAAACGTGGCACCAAGAATTTCTCCACTGCTGctacttttctcctctttggcTCCATCATGGGCCGGGCAGCCGTGGCACCCGTCACCTGGTCAGTCATCTCGCTGCTGCGTGGGGAGGCTTACATCTGTGCCCTCAGCGAGTTTGTCAGGCCATCCTCCCTGGACAAGTTCCCAGCTGAGTACGGAGCTGAGGTGCTAGCAAGGTTCCCCTGTAAAGACATACCATCGAACCTCACCAAGTTCAGGGACGAGGTGACACGGAGGCTGAGATACGAGTCCCAG CTCTTTGGCTGGCTGCTCATCGGGATCGTCGCGGTCCTGGTTTTCCTCACCAAGTGCCTGAAGCACTGCTGTTCACCACTGAGCTACCGGCAGGAGGCCTACTGGGCCCAGTACCGTGCCAACGAGGACAAGCTCTTCCGCCGCACAGCTGAAGTCCACTCCAGGATCCTGGCAGCCAATAACGTGAAgcatttctttggttttgtggcGCTGgacaaggaggagaaggagttGGTGCAGGAGTTCCCAGTGGAGGGTGTCCAGCCAAGCCCCCAGTGGAACGCCATCACGGGTGTCTACATCTACCGGGAGAACAAGGGCTTCCCCCTCTACAGCCGGCTCCACAAATGGGCCAAAGGGGTGGAAGGGAACGGGCCAACCCCAGAGGGCCATGAAATGCTCTTTTTGGCTTCTTAA